The DNA window AGTAAAAGTACACTGTTCAATTCTTGCGGAAGATGCGATTAAAGCAGCGATTGCAGATTATAAAGCAAAAAAACAGAAATAATTGAATCTCCCTTTCTAGCTTATAAGAGTTAGAAAGGGTTTCTATTATCGGGAGAATTATGGCGATTACATTAACTGAAAGTGCAGCAACACGGGTGCAACATTTTTTGCAAAATCGAGGCAAAGGTATTGGTTTACGTTTAGGCGTAAAAACATCAGGTTGTTCAGGTTTAGCTTATGTTCTTGAATTTGTTGATGAGTTGAATGAAGATGATCAAGTTTTTGAACAGTATGATGTTAAGATTATTGTTGATGCTAAAAGTTTAGTCTATTT is part of the Mergibacter septicus genome and encodes:
- the iscA gene encoding iron-sulfur cluster assembly protein IscA — its product is MAITLTESAATRVQHFLQNRGKGIGLRLGVKTSGCSGLAYVLEFVDELNEDDQVFEQYDVKIIVDAKSLVYLDGTQLDFVKEGLNEGFKFTNPNVKEECGCGESFHV